The DNA window GCACTTCGTCCCCTTCCTCGATCTCGTCGGTCGTCTGCTTGATGCGGTGGTCGGCGATCTCCGAGATGTGCAGCAGCCCTTCGGTGCCGGGGAGGATCTCCACGAAGGCGCCGAAGTTGGTCGTGCGGGTCACCTTGCCCAGGTAGAGCTTGCCCAGCTCCGGCTCGGCGGTGAGGTCGCGGATCATCTGCTCCGCCTCGCGCGCGTTGGCGAGGGCGACGGAGGCGATGTCCACGCGGCCGCTGTCCTCGATGTTGATCTCGCAGCCGGTCTTCTCCTGGATGGCGCGGATCATCTTCCCGCCGGGCCCGATGACGTCGCGGATCCGTTCCTTGTTGATGAAGATGGTGAGGATCCGCGGGGCGTAGGGAGAGACGTCCGAGCGCGGCGCGGCCAGCGCGTCGTGCATCAGGTCGAGGATCTGCAGGCGGGCCCGCCGCGCCTGCTGCAGCGCCGCGGCCATGATCTCCGGCGTCACGCCGCCGATCTTGATGTCCATCTGCAGCGCCGTCACGCCGTCGCGCGTGCCGGTGACCTTGAAGTCCATGTCGCCGTGGTGGTCCTCGGCGCCGGCGATGTCGGTCAGCACCGCGTGGCGGCCGCCGCGCATCACCAGCCCCATCGCGATGCCGGCGACCGGCTTGGCCGTCGGCACGCCGGCGTCCATCAGCGACAGCGAGCCGCCGCAGACGGAGGCCATCGACGACGAGCCGTTCGACTCCATGATGTCGGAGACGACGCGGATCGTGTACGGGAAGGCGTCCTCGCCCGGGATCAGCGGACGGAGCGCGCGCTCGGCGAGCGCGCCGTGGCCGATCTCGCGGCGGCCGGCGCCGCGCAGGAAGCGGACTTCGCCGACCGAGAAGGGGGGGAAGTTGTAGTGAAGCATGAAGCGCTTCTCCCCTTCGAACTCCAGCCAGTCGAGCCGCTGCGTGTCGGCCGACGTCCCGAGGGTCGTCGTCACCAGCGCCTGCGTCTCGCCGCGCGTGAACAGCGCGGAGCCGTGGGTGCGCGGCAGGAGCCCGACCTCGATCGTGATCGGCCGGATCTCCTCCATCCCGCGCCCGTCGAGGCGGGCGTTCTTCTCGAGGATGAACTCGTGCAGGATCTCGTCCTGCAGCTCGTGGTAGGCCTCGCCGAGCCACTTCGCCTTCTCGGTCTCCTCGGGCGGGATCTCGGCGGCGATTTCCTTGAGGAAGTCGTCCACCCGCGCGTAGGAGGCGAGCTTCGGCTTCATCTGCATCGCTTCGGTCAGCGGCGCCTTGGCCCGAGCGGAGAGCCACGCCTTGATCTCGGCGGGGACCTCGCGCGGCTCGAAGGCGAACTTCTCCTTGCCGGCGAGCTTCTTCAGCTCGCGCTGGGCGGCGATGATCTTCTTGACGGCCGCGTGGCCGGCCTCGAGCGCGCCGACGATCACGTCCTCGGCGACCTCGTTGGCCCCGGCCTCGACCATCACGATCGCGTCCTCGGAGGCGGCGATGGTGATGTCGAGCTGGCTGGCGTCCATCTGGGAGCGCAGCGGGTTGATCGCGTACTGGCCGTCGATCAGGCCGACGCGCACCGCGGCGATTTCCTTGGTGAAGGGGACGTCGGAGATCGCGAGGGCGCAGGAGGCGCCGGTCAGCGCCAGCACGTCCGGGTTGTTCTCCTTGTCGGCCGAGAGGACGAACGCGATGATCTGCGTCTCGTGGTTCCAGCCGTGGGGGAACAGCGGCCGGATCGGACGGTCGATCAGGCGGCTGGAGAGCGTTTCCTTCTCGTTGGGCCGCCCCTCGCGCTTGAAGAAGCCGCCGGGGATCTTTCCCGCGGCGTACATCCCCTCGCGGTAGTCCACGGTCAGCGGGAGGAAGGTGATGTCCTTCGCCTCCCGGGCCATGCAGGCGGTGACGAGGACGACCGTGTCCCCTTGGCGGACGGTGACCGCGCCGCCGGCCTGGCGGGCGATGCGCCCCGTCTCGATGACCAGCGGACGGCCGCCGGCGTCGACTTCGACAGTGTGGATCGGCACGTTGAACTCCCGCCGCCTCCCCTAGAGGCGGCCAACACATGAGGCCCGGCGCGCGCCGTCGGCAGGCCGCGCGCGGTGCGCGGCCCTGGGCGGGAGCGTCGGAACCTTCGGGATGGACTGAACCGTGAAGACACCGAACCGCGCCGCGCGGAGCGCGGCGCGGAAGAACGACCCGTCGGTGTCCTGGTGGACTGCCAACCGAGAAACCGAGCGCCGCGCCGCGCCGGCCGGAAGACGCCGGCCCGCGGCGCGGGGACTCACTTGCGCAGGCCGAGCCGCTGAATCAGCTCGCGGTAGCGGCCGATGTTCTTGCGGCGCAGGTAGTTCAGCAGCCTGCGGCGCTGGCCGACGAGCTTGAGCAGGCCGAGCCGCGACGCGTGGTCCTTCGGGTGGCTCTTGAAGTGCTCGGTCAGGTGCTGGATCCGATCGGTCAGCAGCGCGATCTGCACTTCGGGAGAACCCGTGTCGGTCGGGTGCACCTGGAACGAGTGGATCGTGTCTTCGCGGACTTCGCTGTGAGCGGGCAAGGCCGGAACTCCTCGCGGCCGTCGTCCCGGGGGACCGCGGACCGCGTCAGGCGGATCAAATCTTCCGCATGGGATGATTCCAAATACGATGACGGCGAAGGATTCTAAAGCGGCCCCGCGCCTTCGGCAACAACGAAGTTGCCTTGCTCCGAACGGCCGACGCCCGCGACCCCTCCGCGGAGGACGACGCGGGGCGACAAGCGGCCCCCTTCGCCGATCTCGCCGATCCCCTCCATGCGGGCGTCGGGGCCGAGGACGCGGGCCGGCCCGCAAAGACCGGCCGGATCCCCCTCGACCTCGCGGCCGCCGCGGAAACGGTCCGCGCCCCCTTCGTCGAGCCGGACGACCGGGAGCGGCAGCGGGATCGCCTCGGGCGGCAGGAGGGCCGCCAGAAGCGCCTCGCTCGTCGCCTCGGCGCGCGCCGGCGTCGCGCCGCGCGCCCGGAGCGGGCCGATCGCCGTGCGGCGCAGCGCGGCGAGGCAGGCCCCGCTGCCGAGGAGCCGTCCGAGGTCGCGCGCGAGGGAGCGGATGTAGGTGCCGCTCGAGACGCGCGCCGCGAAGGCCAGGCGTCCCCGTCCCGCGGGGAGGAAGCGGAGGCGGTGGACGGTCACTTCGACCGCCGGCAGGACCGGCGGCCGCCCGTGCCGGGCCAACTCGTGGGCCGGCGTGCCGCCGATCTTCTTCGCCGAGTAGACCGGCGGGATCTGCATCTGGCGGCCGGTCAGGCGGGCCGCGGCGGCGTCGAGGACGGCGCGGGGCGGCAGCGGCGGGGGGACGAACCCCGCGACGTCCACGCCGTCGAGATCGCCGGTTTCCGTTTCCAGCCCCAGCAGCACGACGCCGACGTAGGTCTTCGGCCAGTCGTGGAGATAGGGCACGAGGCGGGTCGCGGGGCCGACGAGCAGCGGCAGCAGGCCGGAGGCGAGCGGGTCGAGCGTCCCGGCGTGGCCGATCCGCCGCTCGCCGAGCCTCTTCCGGGCCCAGGAAACGACGTCGTGGCTCGTCGCTCCGGTCGGTTTGTCGGCCAGGAGCAGGCCGACCAGGCCGCTGGGACGCCTCATCCGAGGAACTCGCGCGCGGTCTCGGTCACCGTGCCCGGCACGATCTCCTCGGCCTCGATGACGATCTGGTCGAAAAGACGGCCGAGCGGCGCCTCCGCCGCGGCCACCGCGGAGAAAGCGATCTCGGCCCTTTGCAGCAGATCTTGGTATTCGGTCTCGGCGGCGGCGACGTTGTGCCGCGCGCGGACCCGGTCGATCAAGGAGCGGACCACCCGGCGCTTGTCCTTCAGCGATCCGCTCCCGACGACGCGCAGCTCGAGAACCAGCAGGCCAACGACGACGGCCATCAGTCGGCCTTGGGGATCTCGAGCGACTCGCGCTTGGACAACTCGATCGTGAACGCCTCGATCTCGTCGCCCGGTTTGAGGTCCTGGTACCGTTCGAGGCCGATCCCGCATTCGAAGCCGGTCTTGACCTCCTTGGCGTCGTCCTTGAAGCGGCGCAGCGAGTCGATCCGCCCTTCGTGGACGACCACGTTGTCCCGCAGCAGGCGCACCTTGGCGTCGCGGCGGACCGTCCCTTCGACGACGTAGCAGCCGGCGATCGTGCCGACCTTCGCCACGCGGAAGACCTGCCGCACCTCCGCCCGGCCGAGGAAGACCTCCTTCTCGACGGGGGAGAGGGTGTTGAGCATCGCCTGCTTGATCTCGTCGGTGACGTTGTAGATCACCGTGTGCAGGCGGATGTCCACGCCCTCGCGCTTGGCGATGTCGCCGACGCCCCGCTCCGGGCGGACGTTGAAGCCGACGACGATCGCGCCGGAGGCGGAGGCGAGGAGGATGTCGGTCTCGGAGATCGCGCCGGTTCCGGCGTGGATGACCTTGACCACGACTTCCGTGGTGGAGAGGTCTTCGAGCGACTTCCGCAGCACCTCGACGGAGCCTTGGACGTCGGCCTTGACGACGATCGGCAGCTCGTGGACCTCGCCCTCCTGGATGCGGGAGGCGAGGGTTTCGAGCGTCGGGAGCTTCATCCGGCGGGCGGCGTCCTCTTCCTGCTGCTTGGCCAGCCGGTAGTTGGCGATCTGCCGCGCCTTCGCCTCGTCCGGGAAGACCTGGAAGAGGTCGCCGGCGGCCGGCACGCCGTCGAGGCCCATCACCACGACCGGCGTGGACGGACCGGCCTCGGTCAGGCGGCGGTCCCGCTCGTCGGCGAGGGCGCGGACGCGCCCCAGCGCCGAGCCGACGACGAAGACGTCGCCGACCTTGAGCGTGCCGTTCTGCACGAGGATCGTCGCCACCGGGCCGCGCGCGCGGTCCAGCTTGGCTTCGAGGACGGTGCCGCTGGCGGGCCGCGCCGGGTTGGACTTCAGCTCGGCCATGTCGGCGACGAGCAGGATCATGTCGAGCAGTTGGTCGAGGCCGATCTTGGCCTTCGCCGAAACCTGCACGGCCACGGTCTCGCCGCCGTACTGCTCGACGAGCACGTTGCGCTCGGCCAGCTGCTGCAGCACCCGCTCCGGGTTGGCGTTCGCCTTGTCGATCTTGTTGACCGCCACGACGAGCGGCAC is part of the bacterium genome and encodes:
- the pnp gene encoding polyribonucleotide nucleotidyltransferase, whose amino-acid sequence is MPIHTVEVDAGGRPLVIETGRIARQAGGAVTVRQGDTVVLVTACMAREAKDITFLPLTVDYREGMYAAGKIPGGFFKREGRPNEKETLSSRLIDRPIRPLFPHGWNHETQIIAFVLSADKENNPDVLALTGASCALAISDVPFTKEIAAVRVGLIDGQYAINPLRSQMDASQLDITIAASEDAIVMVEAGANEVAEDVIVGALEAGHAAVKKIIAAQRELKKLAGKEKFAFEPREVPAEIKAWLSARAKAPLTEAMQMKPKLASYARVDDFLKEIAAEIPPEETEKAKWLGEAYHELQDEILHEFILEKNARLDGRGMEEIRPITIEVGLLPRTHGSALFTRGETQALVTTTLGTSADTQRLDWLEFEGEKRFMLHYNFPPFSVGEVRFLRGAGRREIGHGALAERALRPLIPGEDAFPYTIRVVSDIMESNGSSSMASVCGGSLSLMDAGVPTAKPVAGIAMGLVMRGGRHAVLTDIAGAEDHHGDMDFKVTGTRDGVTALQMDIKIGGVTPEIMAAALQQARRARLQILDLMHDALAAPRSDVSPYAPRILTIFINKERIRDVIGPGGKMIRAIQEKTGCEINIEDSGRVDIASVALANAREAEQMIRDLTAEPELGKLYLGKVTRTTNFGAFVEILPGTEGLLHISEIADHRIKQTTDEIEEGDEVLVKVIEIDPTGRLRLSRKQAMKEQAEGGAAPAPTAE
- the rpsO gene encoding 30S ribosomal protein S15, giving the protein MPAHSEVREDTIHSFQVHPTDTGSPEVQIALLTDRIQHLTEHFKSHPKDHASRLGLLKLVGQRRRLLNYLRRKNIGRYRELIQRLGLRK
- the truB gene encoding tRNA pseudouridine(55) synthase TruB produces the protein MRRPSGLVGLLLADKPTGATSHDVVSWARKRLGERRIGHAGTLDPLASGLLPLLVGPATRLVPYLHDWPKTYVGVVLLGLETETGDLDGVDVAGFVPPPLPPRAVLDAAAARLTGRQMQIPPVYSAKKIGGTPAHELARHGRPPVLPAVEVTVHRLRFLPAGRGRLAFAARVSSGTYIRSLARDLGRLLGSGACLAALRRTAIGPLRARGATPARAEATSEALLAALLPPEAIPLPLPVVRLDEGGADRFRGGREVEGDPAGLCGPARVLGPDARMEGIGEIGEGGRLSPRVVLRGGVAGVGRSEQGNFVVAEGAGPL
- a CDS encoding DUF503 domain-containing protein, with the protein product MAVVVGLLVLELRVVGSGSLKDKRRVVRSLIDRVRARHNVAAAETEYQDLLQRAEIAFSAVAAAEAPLGRLFDQIVIEAEEIVPGTVTETAREFLG
- the infB gene encoding translation initiation factor IF-2, producing DRRGPQGPARGRAAAPAAAPTPSPRHVEAEKPVGEVKVSEGITVKDLSERMDRKAKDVIKRLFLEKGIMATINHALDLETARWVVEAFGGTAQQVDMAEEAIAEATPAEAEAAEQLVSRPPVVTIMGHVDHGKTSLLDAIRATRVAEREAGGITQHIGAYKVRQMREGTEREIVFLDTPGHEAFTLMRARGARVTDIVVLVVAADDGVMPQTLESINHAKAAGVPLVVAVNKIDKANANPERVLQQLAERNVLVEQYGGETVAVQVSAKAKIGLDQLLDMILLVADMAELKSNPARPASGTVLEAKLDRARGPVATILVQNGTLKVGDVFVVGSALGRVRALADERDRRLTEAGPSTPVVVMGLDGVPAAGDLFQVFPDEAKARQIANYRLAKQQEEDAARRMKLPTLETLASRIQEGEVHELPIVVKADVQGSVEVLRKSLEDLSTTEVVVKVIHAGTGAISETDILLASASGAIVVGFNVRPERGVGDIAKREGVDIRLHTVIYNVTDEIKQAMLNTLSPVEKEVFLGRAEVRQVFRVAKVGTIAGCYVVEGTVRRDAKVRLLRDNVVVHEGRIDSLRRFKDDAKEVKTGFECGIGLERYQDLKPGDEIEAFTIELSKRESLEIPKAD